Proteins from a genomic interval of Lacticaseibacillus pabuli:
- a CDS encoding DNA/RNA non-specific endonuclease — translation MAKKRKYRGNKKGFLAQAGGIVAIVLAAAMFLYRGGYLNEWLGSMNQNTISSQTSSDNRLDKTAYAKLADMDFTSGDKPVIQVNGGKSTLNAASWKGERIDYGALDHLNRTTTDTAYLSRRNLGKSEGRPSQDWTPTGWHYNHGSDQVYNRGHLIAYTLTFNINADGQYEQGAEGSSDNPKNLGTQSAYSNQVLMQIYEGQVRDALASGKKMIYQSTTVFRGDELMPRGYWLQGLATDGSVNFNVYIFNVQPGYDFNYATGAKKIDRNLHVDESGLAH, via the coding sequence ATGGCAAAGAAACGAAAGTACCGCGGTAATAAGAAAGGTTTCCTCGCACAGGCTGGGGGAATTGTCGCCATTGTGCTGGCGGCGGCCATGTTCCTCTACCGTGGCGGTTACCTAAATGAGTGGCTGGGCTCGATGAATCAAAACACCATTAGTTCTCAGACCAGCAGTGACAATCGTCTCGATAAAACCGCGTATGCCAAGCTAGCAGACATGGATTTTACGAGCGGTGATAAGCCAGTGATTCAGGTGAACGGGGGCAAGAGCACGTTGAATGCGGCCAGCTGGAAGGGGGAGCGTATCGATTATGGTGCACTGGATCACCTCAACCGGACGACCACGGATACCGCCTACTTGTCGCGGCGAAATCTCGGCAAGAGTGAGGGGCGACCGAGTCAAGATTGGACACCCACTGGTTGGCATTACAACCATGGCAGTGATCAGGTCTACAATCGGGGACACCTCATCGCGTACACCTTGACCTTCAACATCAACGCGGATGGTCAGTACGAGCAGGGGGCTGAGGGTTCCTCTGACAACCCGAAGAATTTGGGGACACAAAGTGCGTATTCCAATCAGGTGTTGATGCAGATTTACGAAGGCCAAGTGCGGGATGCGCTCGCGAGCGGCAAAAAGATGATTTATCAGTCGACGACGGTGTTCCGCGGGGATGAGCTGATGCCGCGCGGGTACTGGCTTCAGGGCTTGGCAACGGATGGTAGCGTCAATTTTAACGTGTACATCTTCAACGTGCAGCCCGGCTATGATTTCAACTATGCAACGGGGGCCAAGAAGATTGACCGCAACCTGCACGTGGATGAAAGTGGTTTAGCACATTAG
- a CDS encoding HAD family hydrolase, giving the protein MFSTILFDIDGTIIDTEDVIISSLQEAVSQVTGRELKHDDLQFTLGIPSAVALDELKLEPADRAAVGKLWTELLGKKQKSVRVFATMRRTLAHLQHRGVQLGIITSKNDAELAQEFNRFGLNDYFDVLITSDAAAKPKPSGEPIALALKELSAAKRDTLYIGDSIYDMQSAQDAGVSFAIATWGANDLEHFTKADYMLMQPESILDLAVIK; this is encoded by the coding sequence ATGTTTTCAACTATTTTGTTTGATATTGATGGGACCATCATCGACACCGAGGACGTCATTATTTCCTCGCTTCAGGAGGCAGTTTCCCAAGTCACAGGTCGTGAGCTCAAGCACGACGACCTGCAATTTACGCTCGGGATTCCTAGTGCCGTTGCACTGGATGAGTTAAAGCTGGAACCAGCCGATCGCGCCGCGGTGGGTAAACTTTGGACTGAGCTACTCGGCAAAAAGCAGAAATCAGTTCGGGTCTTTGCGACCATGCGTCGGACCCTCGCCCACTTGCAGCACCGCGGCGTGCAGCTTGGCATCATTACTTCAAAGAATGACGCCGAGCTTGCACAAGAGTTTAATCGCTTCGGGCTCAATGACTACTTCGACGTTCTGATTACATCTGACGCTGCTGCGAAGCCAAAGCCATCTGGCGAACCAATTGCGCTTGCCCTCAAAGAATTGTCGGCTGCTAAACGTGATACCCTATACATCGGGGATTCCATTTACGACATGCAAAGCGCTCAGGACGCTGGCGTAAGTTTTGCCATTGCGACCTGGGGTGCCAATGACCTCGAGCACTTCACCAAGGCAGATTACATGTTGATGCAACCAGAATCCATCCTCGACTTAGCGGTCATCAAATAG
- the rplT gene encoding 50S ribosomal protein L20, with translation MPRVKGGIVTRKRRKKVLKLVKGYRGSKHRLFKAAHTQLMVSYRYAFRDRRAKKRSYRSLWIARINAAARLNDISYSKLMHGLKLAGVDMNRKMLADLAITDADAFSALAETAKKANA, from the coding sequence ATGCCACGTGTTAAGGGTGGAATTGTTACTCGCAAACGTCGTAAGAAGGTACTTAAGCTCGTTAAGGGCTACCGTGGTTCCAAGCACCGTCTTTTCAAGGCCGCACATACTCAGCTGATGGTTTCTTACCGTTACGCTTTCCGCGACCGTCGTGCTAAGAAGCGCTCATACCGCTCCCTTTGGATCGCACGTATCAACGCTGCAGCTCGTCTGAACGACATTTCCTACAGCAAGTTGATGCACGGTTTGAAGCTTGCCGGTGTCGACATGAACCGCAAGATGCTCGCTGATCTTGCCATCACTGACGCCGACGCTTTCTCCGCACTTGCAGAGACAGCTAAGAAGGCTAACGCTTAA
- the infC gene encoding translation initiation factor IF-3: MTIAKDMMVNDGIRAREVRLIAADGEQLGIKSTQDAIALADSANLDVVLVAPTAKPPVARIMDYGKYRFELQKKQRDARKKQKTINVKEVRLSPTIEENDFQTKLNNAVKFLEKGAKVKVSIRFRGRAITHKEIGRKVLLKLADATKDIATVESAPKMDGRSMFLLLAPKADKEN, translated from the coding sequence ATAACCATAGCAAAAGATATGATGGTCAACGATGGTATTCGCGCGCGCGAAGTTCGACTGATTGCCGCTGATGGTGAACAGCTTGGAATTAAGAGCACGCAGGACGCCATTGCCCTTGCCGATAGTGCCAACTTGGATGTCGTCCTCGTTGCACCTACTGCAAAGCCGCCTGTCGCCCGCATCATGGATTACGGTAAATACCGTTTCGAACTGCAGAAGAAGCAGCGTGATGCCCGGAAGAAACAGAAAACCATCAACGTTAAAGAAGTTCGCCTCAGTCCGACGATTGAGGAAAACGACTTCCAGACCAAGCTTAACAACGCGGTGAAGTTCCTCGAAAAGGGTGCCAAGGTTAAGGTATCCATTCGATTCCGCGGGCGTGCTATCACGCATAAGGAGATTGGTCGTAAGGTACTACTCAAGTTGGCCGATGCCACTAAGGACATTGCGACGGTTGAGTCTGCACCAAAGATGGATGGCCGCAGCATGTTCTTGCTGTTGGCTCCAAAGGCTGACAAAGAAAACTAA
- a CDS encoding MFS transporter, giving the protein MSREVKRAIFILVFSEFLVCLGMSLVFPVMPFLKTQLHLSATDMGIMSSLFALAQFVASPIIGQLSDRIGRRPIIIVGLALYGVSELLFAVTNHLGLFDLSRIIGGIAAGMYIPTAQALAADITTPRQRAQVIGLLSASLSGGLILGPGLGGILAGISLKTPFYLAALMGLFAVLATIFFLPKHLELQQHTASAAPDMKASDWRKVMTGPMVMMFALILVSSFGLQSFESIYSIFVNEVFKFSLRDIALVLTLNGLCSLILQVAFFDRIVQWLGETRLIRLCFFLSFTSIGWIVLTHVKWHVMVATLIAFTCFDLLRPAITTLLTKQSTSNQGIINGLNLSLTSLGNIAGPLLAGSLLDWNYHISYLVTVVLLAISWLMSFALRLQKPHDYQTN; this is encoded by the coding sequence ATGAGTCGTGAAGTTAAACGTGCCATCTTCATTCTGGTATTTAGTGAGTTTCTCGTGTGTTTAGGGATGAGCCTTGTATTCCCCGTCATGCCATTTCTCAAAACCCAACTACACCTCAGTGCCACGGACATGGGCATTATGTCCTCACTATTTGCCTTAGCACAGTTCGTCGCCTCACCCATTATCGGGCAACTCTCGGACCGCATCGGTCGCCGACCCATCATTATCGTTGGGCTCGCCCTCTACGGCGTTTCGGAGCTCCTGTTCGCCGTCACGAACCATCTCGGCCTGTTTGACCTATCGCGTATCATCGGCGGGATTGCGGCGGGCATGTACATCCCAACAGCCCAGGCCTTAGCCGCAGATATTACCACGCCAAGGCAACGCGCTCAGGTCATTGGCCTCCTGTCCGCATCACTGAGCGGTGGGCTGATTCTCGGGCCTGGCCTAGGAGGAATTCTGGCCGGCATCAGTTTAAAAACGCCCTTCTACTTAGCAGCATTAATGGGACTGTTCGCAGTATTAGCAACGATTTTCTTCTTACCCAAACACCTCGAGTTGCAGCAACATACCGCGAGCGCGGCGCCAGATATGAAGGCCAGCGATTGGCGCAAAGTCATGACTGGCCCCATGGTCATGATGTTCGCACTGATTTTGGTCTCCTCATTTGGACTCCAGAGCTTCGAGAGTATTTACAGCATCTTCGTCAATGAAGTGTTCAAGTTCAGCCTCAGAGATATTGCATTGGTCCTGACGTTGAACGGTCTGTGTTCCCTAATCCTGCAAGTTGCCTTCTTTGATCGCATCGTGCAGTGGCTTGGTGAAACACGGTTGATCAGGCTGTGCTTCTTCCTCAGTTTCACTTCGATCGGCTGGATTGTCCTGACGCATGTGAAGTGGCACGTCATGGTCGCGACGCTAATCGCCTTTACCTGCTTTGACTTGTTGCGGCCAGCCATTACCACGCTGCTGACCAAACAGAGCACGAGCAATCAAGGCATCATCAACGGCTTGAACCTCTCACTCACCAGTCTGGGGAATATCGCCGGACCATTGCTCGCCGGCAGCCTACTCGATTGGAACTACCACATTTCTTACCTCGTGACGGTCGTTCTCCTCGCTATCTCCTGGCTGATGTCCTTTGCATTGCGTCTGCAGAAGCCGCATGATTACCAAACCAACTAA
- the rpmI gene encoding 50S ribosomal protein L35: MPKFKTHRASAKRFKRTASGMFKRGHAYTSHRFHGKTKKQRRQLRKSGLVHATTLRTVRKMLTYMK; encoded by the coding sequence ATGCCTAAGTTCAAGACACACCGTGCTTCCGCTAAGCGTTTCAAGCGGACAGCTAGTGGCATGTTCAAGCGCGGCCACGCCTACACTTCTCACCGTTTCCACGGTAAGACCAAGAAGCAGCGTCGTCAGCTTCGCAAGTCCGGTTTAGTGCACGCAACAACTCTGCGTACTGTACGCAAGATGCTTACCTACATGAAGTAA
- a CDS encoding NADP-dependent oxidoreductase: MIKYGFNAFGASDVFQEIQADIPEPKPDQVQIKVMAFGLNPYDLSLLHGANGADAKFPIVPGTEVAGVVTALGSDVTDLRIGDHVMNYRPRGGYSEYVTATRKKVGRLDNDTPFTIGAALPQVGIAAYSAVKLFNLKPGRTIAIEGASGGVGSIVLQIAKFQGLKIIAISHSRNHDLLMKLGADTAGHYDLENVGAEFANQADYVFNGTTNGDDDGAGAWMLRDGGTYVSLNALPETMKDNPNYHVVGEAGAPDVQQAFAFLQTLRMQADLWINIDKVFPMSLTGVQQAVAELETHHKAGKIVCSREETKLVRPSL; encoded by the coding sequence ATGATAAAATACGGATTTAATGCGTTTGGCGCATCAGATGTCTTCCAGGAAATCCAGGCAGACATCCCCGAACCCAAACCTGATCAAGTACAAATTAAGGTCATGGCGTTCGGCCTGAACCCATACGACCTGTCACTATTGCACGGTGCAAATGGGGCCGATGCAAAGTTTCCAATTGTTCCCGGCACCGAGGTAGCTGGGGTCGTAACGGCGCTTGGCAGTGACGTCACGGACCTGCGCATCGGCGATCACGTCATGAACTACCGGCCGCGCGGTGGCTACAGTGAATACGTCACGGCAACGCGGAAGAAGGTCGGCCGTTTGGACAATGACACGCCATTCACCATTGGCGCGGCGTTGCCACAAGTGGGGATTGCCGCCTACAGTGCGGTGAAACTGTTCAACCTCAAACCAGGCCGGACCATTGCCATCGAAGGTGCGAGCGGCGGCGTCGGGAGCATCGTGCTCCAGATTGCCAAGTTCCAAGGGCTTAAGATTATTGCCATTAGTCACTCACGTAATCACGACTTGCTGATGAAATTGGGTGCCGACACGGCTGGTCACTATGACCTCGAAAACGTGGGTGCCGAGTTTGCCAACCAAGCTGACTATGTCTTCAATGGCACAACCAATGGCGACGACGATGGTGCGGGTGCGTGGATGCTGCGGGATGGTGGTACCTACGTCAGCCTGAACGCGCTACCCGAGACAATGAAGGACAACCCGAATTACCACGTGGTTGGTGAAGCGGGTGCGCCCGACGTTCAGCAAGCCTTTGCTTTCCTGCAAACATTGCGGATGCAGGCGGACTTGTGGATTAACATCGATAAAGTGTTCCCAATGAGTCTGACCGGGGTCCAGCAGGCAGTTGCCGAACTGGAAACCCACCACAAAGCCGGCAAGATTGTTTGCTCACGTGAAGAAACCAAGCTGGTACGGCCTAGCCTCTAA
- a CDS encoding YqeG family HAD IIIA-type phosphatase produces MALVTPTWMVKAIYKIRPATLKRLGIQAVLTDLDNTLIAWDNPNGTERLHNWLAEMQTAGITVMVVSNNSHQRVAKALAGLDLPFTARALKPLTVGIERAIKQLKLPKEACIMVGDQLMTDVIAGNSAGVRTVLVEPLVSTDQWNTLPNRFVEGFIKRHMKRQGTYKYLEDINDGQ; encoded by the coding sequence TTGGCACTAGTAACACCCACCTGGATGGTCAAGGCCATCTACAAAATTCGACCAGCCACGCTGAAGCGACTGGGTATTCAAGCCGTCTTGACCGACCTCGACAACACATTGATTGCCTGGGATAATCCAAATGGGACGGAGCGCCTGCACAATTGGCTTGCAGAAATGCAAACAGCTGGCATCACGGTGATGGTCGTCTCAAACAATAGTCACCAACGGGTTGCCAAGGCACTCGCGGGGTTGGACTTGCCATTTACCGCACGGGCCCTGAAGCCACTGACGGTTGGCATTGAACGGGCGATTAAACAATTAAAACTACCAAAAGAAGCTTGCATCATGGTTGGCGATCAGCTTATGACCGACGTGATTGCGGGCAACAGCGCGGGCGTACGCACGGTACTTGTCGAACCGCTCGTGTCGACGGACCAGTGGAACACGCTACCAAATCGCTTTGTGGAAGGCTTTATCAAGCGCCACATGAAGCGTCAGGGCACATACAAATACTTGGAGGACATTAATGACGGACAATAA
- a CDS encoding sortase domain-bontaining protein, which translates to MKATKILAFALVIGLAFGGGVTETVAPQSSSSSIVVAASQKVQPKNTINFLGVTMQIIKGNMNVTTAPSGNRVQTWGGQTTISVTDQQSTHLIGHNTSNFGKIVQLKKGSAVTVVDGFGHKKVYHVTMTRDVNDQAVDIHSGADVYDQIVNAKQGEQIVLQTCLTETLNRIVWAR; encoded by the coding sequence ATGAAAGCAACGAAAATTTTGGCCTTTGCGCTGGTTATTGGGCTAGCTTTTGGGGGTGGCGTCACCGAGACGGTAGCGCCACAAAGCTCTTCCAGCTCGATTGTTGTTGCAGCAAGTCAGAAGGTACAACCAAAGAACACGATTAACTTTTTGGGGGTAACGATGCAGATCATCAAGGGAAACATGAATGTCACGACCGCACCAAGCGGCAATCGTGTTCAAACTTGGGGTGGTCAAACAACAATTTCAGTCACGGATCAGCAGTCCACTCACTTGATTGGACACAACACCTCGAACTTCGGCAAAATTGTTCAGCTGAAGAAGGGGTCTGCGGTTACGGTGGTCGACGGTTTTGGACACAAGAAGGTTTACCACGTTACCATGACACGCGATGTCAACGATCAAGCGGTTGACATTCACTCTGGGGCAGACGTTTACGACCAGATTGTAAATGCGAAGCAGGGTGAACAGATTGTGCTGCAGACGTGCTTGACTGAAACTTTGAATCGGATTGTTTGGGCGCGTTAA
- a CDS encoding YitT family protein, with translation MTVALAVIAISINLFFAPHGVAAGGATGLAIILYEIAKIPTAVSTLVINVILLILSSFLLSKATTLRILYGSLMLPVLMFLIPNTNLVQDRTLAILVGSVVIAVGFTMLYAVDASSGGTTVPPLIFKRYWGIKTATSLFAIDVVVSTLNIPVSGIESFILAIFSLWITNLTINYLQTGIDKRLLLHVFSGEQLREIKTQLLDLPDAEISATLIHGEDNGSGRDMLMVIVDQPDYKDTIKLIRALDEDALVIAGDVAEVHGVN, from the coding sequence ATCACTGTGGCACTCGCCGTCATTGCGATCAGCATAAACCTATTTTTTGCACCGCATGGCGTTGCCGCGGGTGGGGCAACAGGTCTGGCAATTATTCTGTATGAGATTGCTAAGATTCCAACAGCAGTGAGCACCTTGGTCATCAACGTCATCCTGCTAATCTTGTCATCCTTCCTATTGAGCAAAGCCACGACGCTGCGCATTTTATATGGTAGTTTGATGTTGCCGGTCCTGATGTTCCTGATTCCAAACACGAACCTCGTGCAGGACCGCACGCTTGCCATCCTGGTGGGTAGCGTCGTGATTGCTGTCGGGTTCACGATGCTGTATGCCGTCGACGCATCGAGTGGGGGCACAACGGTTCCACCGCTCATCTTTAAACGGTACTGGGGAATCAAAACGGCGACTAGTCTGTTTGCCATTGATGTCGTCGTGTCTACGTTAAACATACCCGTTTCTGGAATCGAATCGTTTATCCTAGCGATCTTCTCGCTCTGGATTACGAACCTGACTATTAACTATCTACAGACCGGGATTGATAAACGACTGCTGTTGCATGTCTTCAGTGGGGAGCAGTTGCGCGAAATCAAGACGCAGCTCCTGGACTTACCCGACGCGGAAATTTCGGCGACACTGATTCACGGTGAGGACAATGGTTCTGGCCGTGATATGCTGATGGTGATTGTTGATCAGCCAGACTATAAAGACACGATCAAACTGATTCGGGCGCTCGATGAAGACGCCTTGGTGATCGCCGGTGATGTCGCTGAAGTCCACGGCGTAAATTAA